The genome window GCTGTTGTAATTGATGATAATCGTATTTTAAACCCTGAAGGTTTGCGTTTTAAAGATGAATTTGTGCGTCATAAAATTTTAGATGCTATTGGGGATTTAACCTTACTTGGATGTAGGGTTTTTGGAGATTATACTTCTTATGCGGGTTCGCACAAGCTTAATCATCTTTTAACCAAAGAACTTTTAAAAGATCCTAGTTCTTATGAAGTGGTAAGTTTAGAAAAAAATACATATAAAATATATGAAAAGGTTTTTGCATAAAAAAGGTTACTTTGCTTTTAAATGCCATAGCAAAACCTTTGATGTTTGGTATTTATGAAAATGATGTATTAATAAAAACCATTGAGAATGATTTAAAAGTTAGTGAAGTTTTGCCAAAAATATTGCAAGATTTACTTTCACAATATGAGTTTGAAAAGCTTATTTATGTGCATGGTCCAGGCTCTTACATGGGCATAAAGATTTCTTATGTTTCTTTTAAAACACTAGCTATAGTTAAAAACATTCCTTTAAAAGCTATTAGTGCTTTTGAGCTAAATAATAACGCTCCTATAGCCGCTAATAAGCATTTGTGTTTTGTAAAAAAAGATGATGAAATTATTTTAGAAAAGACACAAGCGGGAAGTTTTTTTATGCCCCAAAGTCTAAAAGGTTTAAATTTCAGCAAAGAAAATACACCTTTTTATGTTTTAGATGCGATTAATTAAGGTAAAAAATGAAGATTTTAGTTCCTGCTACAAGTGCAAATTTAGGTCCTGGTTTTGATTGTTTGGGTTTGAGTTTAAAATATTTTAATCAAACTATAGTTGAAAAATCTAAATTTTTTAGCATTAGCATACACGGAGAAGGTGAAAATAATATCTATCTTAAAAAAAACAATACCTTTGTTAATATTTTTTATGAAATTTATCAAAGACTTAGCGGTAAAAAAGACAATTTCCGTTTTGTTTTTCAAAATAATATCCCTTTAGCTAGAGGCATGGGAAGTTCTTCTGCTGTAATAGTTGGGGCTATTGCTTGTGCTTATGAATTAAGTGGGTTTAAAGCGGATAAAAATATTATTTTAAATGAAGCTTTAAAATATGAAAACCATCCAGATAACATAGCTCCAGCAGCACTTGGCGGTTTTGTATGCGCATTAACTCATAATGAAAAAGTTCTAGCTATAAAAAAAGAAGTGGATAAAGACTTACAAGCTGTTATAACCATACCAAATGTGGCGATGAATACTCAAAAATCAAGAGCAGTTTTAGCTAAAAAAATCAACCTAGAAGATAGTGTTTTTAATCTTTGTCATGCTTCATTTTTAACCGCTTGTTTTTTAGAGAAAAAATATGATTTATTAAAATATGCAAGTTTGGATAAACTTCATCAAAACCAAAGAATGAAGCTTTTGCCTGGGCTTTTTGAGGTGCAAAAACTAGCTTTAGATAATAATGCTCTCATGAGCACACTTTCAGGCTCAGGCTCAAGTTTTTTCACTCTAGCTTATAAAGA of Campylobacter lari contains these proteins:
- a CDS encoding glycoprotease; this encodes MFGIYENDVLIKTIENDLKVSEVLPKILQDLLSQYEFEKLIYVHGPGSYMGIKISYVSFKTLAIVKNIPLKAISAFELNNNAPIAANKHLCFVKKDDEIILEKTQAGSFFMPQSLKGLNFSKENTPFYVLDAIN
- the thrB gene encoding homoserine kinase, with product MKILVPATSANLGPGFDCLGLSLKYFNQTIVEKSKFFSISIHGEGENNIYLKKNNTFVNIFYEIYQRLSGKKDNFRFVFQNNIPLARGMGSSSAVIVGAIACAYELSGFKADKNIILNEALKYENHPDNIAPAALGGFVCALTHNEKVLAIKKEVDKDLQAVITIPNVAMNTQKSRAVLAKKINLEDSVFNLCHASFLTACFLEKKYDLLKYASLDKLHQNQRMKLLPGLFEVQKLALDNNALMSTLSGSGSSFFTLAYKDDAKKIKEKIKNKFAKFRVELLEFDDEGFKIC